A window of the Sabethes cyaneus chromosome 1, idSabCyanKW18_F2, whole genome shotgun sequence genome harbors these coding sequences:
- the LOC128745257 gene encoding single-stranded DNA-binding protein, mitochondrial gives MFLCKLSRMTRFNVDRMFCSDPGRIEKTVNTVTLLGRVGADPQKRGNESHPVVTFSLATHSNYRYESGDWIQKTDWHRVVVFKPALRESVINYLRKGQRTMVTGKINYGEITDQEGKQRSTTSIIADDVIFLQNLNQS, from the exons ATGTTTCTTTGTAAGCTTTCGCGAATGACACGTTTTAATGTCGACAGAATGTTTTGCAGTGATCCAGGAAGAATCGAAAAAA CGGTAAATACGGTTACGCTACTAGGTCGTGTGGGTGCAGATCCTCAGAAACGTGGTAATGAATCGCATCCTGTCGTTACATTTTCACTGGCTACACATTCCAACTACAG GTACGAGTCTGGCGACTGGATCCAAAAAACCGATTGGCATCGGGTTGTGGTATTCAAACCCGCATTGCGGGAGTCTGTAATTAATTATCTACGTAAAGGTCAAAGAACAATGGTAACCGGAAAAATAAATTATGGCGAAATCACTGACCAAGAGGGTAAACAACGATCAACTACAAGCATAATCGCCGATGATgttatttttttgcaaaatttaaatCAGTCATAG